A stretch of Chitinophaga caeni DNA encodes these proteins:
- a CDS encoding tudor domain-containing protein, with the protein MIPLNELKPGDWVMAKYEEETKQGSIVQVDHEAKQACVAFEENDTEYWYEPQDLSPIPLDEAQLLKLQFTLQNGNTPNGKLYVKGPFSIIWYAPGHHPQLILHYRDESRQLGEAIMVHQLQNHYHGMTNYSLA; encoded by the coding sequence ATGATTCCATTAAACGAGTTAAAACCGGGAGATTGGGTAATGGCGAAATACGAAGAGGAAACCAAACAAGGCAGTATCGTTCAAGTTGACCACGAAGCCAAACAAGCCTGTGTTGCATTTGAAGAAAATGATACCGAGTATTGGTACGAACCCCAGGATCTTTCCCCCATTCCATTAGATGAGGCCCAATTGCTGAAATTACAGTTTACCCTGCAAAACGGGAATACGCCCAACGGGAAATTGTATGTCAAAGGTCCCTTTTCAATTATTTGGTATGCACCGGGGCATCACCCACAATTAATCTTGCATTATAGGGATGAGAGTCGCCAGCTTGGAGAAGCTATTATGGTTCATCAATTGCAGAATCATTATCATGGAATGACTAATTATTCATTGGCTTGA
- a CDS encoding PspC domain-containing protein, producing MNRLRDFIEWQAFGVCSTIGNKLGVASSRIRLFFIYASFLTMGSPVIIYMILAFWVNMKNYISYGRRNPLKYL from the coding sequence ATGAACAGGTTGAGAGATTTTATCGAATGGCAAGCCTTTGGAGTATGTTCTACCATCGGTAACAAGCTGGGCGTCGCAAGCTCCCGGATTCGATTGTTTTTCATTTATGCCAGCTTCCTGACCATGGGTTCCCCGGTAATTATTTACATGATTCTCGCATTCTGGGTAAATATGAAAAATTATATTAGCTATGGTCGCCGCAATCCATTGAAATATCTATAA
- the kdsA gene encoding 3-deoxy-8-phosphooctulonate synthase, producing MKILKSLFKEQYNPDNFFLIAGPCVVEDEALLMTVAEKVSTICKRLNIPYVFKASYRKANRTSIHSFTGVGDVEGLELLQKIGQTFNVPVTSDIHSAAEAAMAAAYVDILQIPAFLCRQTDILLAAADTGKFVNVKKGQFVSGEAMKFAVEKIEQAGNKNIMLTERGTTFGYQDLVVDYRNIPIMKSHGVPVVMDVTHSLQQPNQTGGVTGGNPHMIGTIAKAAIATGADGLFIETHPDPANAKSDGANMLRLDLLEPLLEDLVRIRQAVYQPGVQHS from the coding sequence ATGAAAATTTTAAAATCTTTATTTAAAGAACAATATAACCCCGACAATTTCTTTTTAATTGCCGGACCTTGTGTTGTTGAGGATGAGGCCCTGCTAATGACCGTTGCCGAGAAGGTTAGCACCATCTGTAAAAGGTTGAATATACCATATGTATTCAAGGCCTCTTACCGCAAAGCAAACAGAACGAGTATCCACTCCTTTACCGGTGTGGGCGATGTGGAAGGATTAGAGTTATTACAGAAAATCGGTCAAACTTTCAACGTACCGGTAACTTCCGATATTCACTCGGCAGCAGAAGCGGCCATGGCAGCAGCCTATGTAGACATTTTACAGATTCCGGCTTTCTTGTGCAGGCAAACCGACATCCTGTTAGCCGCGGCAGACACAGGTAAGTTTGTAAACGTTAAGAAAGGTCAATTCGTAAGTGGCGAAGCGATGAAGTTCGCTGTAGAAAAGATTGAACAAGCGGGGAATAAAAATATTATGCTCACTGAAAGGGGAACCACGTTCGGTTACCAGGATTTAGTAGTGGATTACCGGAATATCCCGATCATGAAATCGCATGGCGTGCCTGTCGTGATGGATGTAACCCATTCATTACAACAGCCGAATCAAACCGGTGGTGTGACGGGTGGTAATCCTCATATGATCGGAACAATTGCGAAAGCTGCTATCGCAACCGGTGCAGATGGATTATTTATAGAAACGCATCCCGATCCGGCTAATGCGAAATCAGACGGCGCCAACATGCTCCGTTTGGACCTGTTGGAACCCTTATTGGAAGACTTGGTGCGTATCCGCCAAGCAGTGTATCAACCGGGTGTACAACATTCTTAA